From one Microlunatus sp. Gsoil 973 genomic stretch:
- a CDS encoding DNA glycosylase AlkZ-like family protein, which yields MTGIQLTCAQARRIAVRAQVLDRPRPTEVLPVVRQLTVLQADQTKVVAPNAHLVLWSRIGSAYDRDELDDLLATRELIELDGMIRPAEDIALYRAEMDAQADGGELDGWDRSAWEWVDANDGCRLDILDRLADSGPLTSRDLPDTTVLPWRSSGWNDGRNVRMLLEMMARRGEVAVAGHQGRDRLFDLAERIYPDQDYPPIQEALRIRNRRRLQSLGIARAKSAKQPGEPNDVGEVGQPAVVEGVRGTWRVDDGQLERLDEPLEGRVAVLSPLDRLVMDRKRMTELFEFDYQLEMYKPAAQRRWGYYALPILSGDRLVGKVDAAADHELGVLRVEEIHADEPFDADLSAAVADELTDLAAWLGLEPA from the coding sequence ATGACTGGGATCCAGCTCACGTGCGCGCAAGCCCGCCGGATCGCCGTCCGCGCGCAGGTCCTGGACCGGCCACGGCCGACGGAGGTGCTGCCCGTGGTCCGGCAACTCACCGTGTTGCAGGCCGATCAGACCAAGGTGGTCGCCCCGAACGCCCATCTGGTGCTGTGGAGTCGGATCGGATCGGCCTACGACCGTGACGAACTGGACGATCTGCTGGCGACCCGGGAGCTGATCGAACTCGACGGGATGATCAGGCCCGCCGAGGACATCGCGCTGTACCGCGCGGAGATGGACGCCCAGGCCGACGGCGGCGAGCTGGACGGTTGGGATCGCAGCGCCTGGGAGTGGGTGGACGCCAACGACGGCTGCCGGTTGGACATCCTCGACCGGCTCGCCGACTCCGGCCCGCTGACCTCACGTGATCTTCCGGACACCACGGTGCTGCCCTGGCGGTCATCGGGCTGGAACGACGGGCGCAATGTGCGGATGTTGCTGGAGATGATGGCGCGCAGGGGCGAGGTCGCGGTCGCCGGTCACCAGGGACGGGACCGGTTGTTCGATCTTGCCGAGCGGATCTATCCCGACCAGGACTATCCGCCGATCCAGGAGGCGCTGCGGATCCGCAACCGACGTCGGCTGCAGTCCCTCGGCATCGCCCGGGCCAAGTCCGCCAAACAACCCGGTGAGCCCAACGACGTGGGCGAGGTGGGCCAGCCTGCTGTCGTCGAGGGCGTCCGCGGCACGTGGCGGGTCGATGACGGTCAACTCGAACGGCTCGACGAACCGCTGGAGGGCCGGGTCGCCGTCCTGTCACCGCTGGACCGGCTGGTCATGGACCGGAAGCGGATGACCGAACTCTTCGAGTTCGACTACCAGTTGGAGATGTACAAACCGGCGGCGCAGCGACGCTGGGGCTATTACGCGCTGCCGATCCTGAGCGGCGATCGGCTGGTCGGCAAGGTGGACGCCGCGGCCGATCATGAGTTGGGCGTACTGCGGGTCGAGGAGATCCACGCCGACGAGCCGTTCGACGCCGACCTGTCGGCGGCGGTGGCCGACGAGCTCACCGACCTGGCGGCCTGGCTCGGCCTCGAGCCTGCCTGA